One Candidatus Dependentiae bacterium genomic window, AATTATCAACCAATCTCAACGCATCCACCTCGAGAATCCCTTTTTTTCTATCAAAGTATTATTACCGCATTTGATAATGATCAGATAAAAGAACAAGAATTAAAAGATATTTTTGATGCAGCTGAGCTCAAAACGCTACTGGTTAATACACAAAATGATGCAGGCAATACCTTGCTCCATATTGCCGCAAAAAAAGGTGCTCATGACTTTATGAACTATCTTCTGATTATTGGTGCACAACCAAGAATGGCAAATTTAGAAGGCAAGACACCAATAGATATAATTAATGAAATGTTACAAAAAAAACACGTGGCAGATATGCAAGGCTATTATTATTGCCTAGCATTATTGACTACTCATCTTGAACATACTAAACAGGTACCACTGTGTTACGGTTGCTGGCCATTTTAAGTATATGAAAGGCAAGCATATGAAAATATATAGCATTCTTGCATTGGTACCAATAACCACAAGTGCCATGCAGTTACCTCTCAAATCGGTAGCACAGCTTCATACAGAATTAATGATCAATTTATATGCAAGC contains:
- a CDS encoding ankyrin repeat domain-containing protein, whose amino-acid sequence is MRFYFSFLSFFVTTMYAMNYQPISTHPPRESLFFYQSIITAFDNDQIKEQELKDIFDAAELKTLLVNTQNDAGNTLLHIAAKKGAHDFMNYLLIIGAQPRMANLEGKTPIDIINEMLQKKHVADMQGYYYCLALLTTHLEHTKQVPLCYGCWPF